From the genome of Shumkonia mesophila:
TCGGGCGCCAAAAGCCCGCCCTCCTGGAGATGCTGGAGGGTTTCCGTCGAGGCGTCCAGCAGTTCGTTCCGCCAGCCGATCAGCTTACGGCGGAAGTATTCGCGCATTCGGGGATTCATGAAGGCTTCGTCTTCAGAGGGCTTGTAGTCGGGAGGAAGTATCACGGTCATTTTTTCCCGCACCCAGGTCTGCTCGAAATTGGGCCGGAATATAGGGGTCCGGCCATGCCCCTGCAAGACCCCATCGCACGAAGAAGTCGCGGCGACAGAAGATTGAATTTCCTGTAAAATTTTAGAGGAATCGGACGAAACGCGAACGGCATGGAAATCCGCAGGGTCAAACCACGCGCGTAAGCTTGGCAATTTCGACCTTCGCCCGGAGCTCGATCTCGTCGATGATTTCCTTCAGGCGCGGGTCGTCTGTCTGCCCCCGCTGGGCCCGGAGCGCATGGGCCAGATCGGCCAGCTTGTCCTTGGGAATCGCCCCCACCAGGATATCCCGGCGCAGCGCCTCGAGGCGGTCCAGCAGGTCGTCGCCATACTGGCGGGCCAAGCCGCGCGAGCGTTCCTGGGGCGCGTCCGGCACCTCCTGGACGGCCAGGATCGATTCGACGGTTCCCACGGCGTGCGTCTCGACGGGCGCCGCGGGGGCCGAGGCCTCCGCCGCGCCGAACAGTTCGTGGGCGAATTCGCTGTCTCCCGTCTCCGACGACTTTTTCTTGCGCGCCGTCGATGGGGTCGCCTTGGTGGATCCGACATTCGAGATCTTCATAGGCGTCGCGGTCTCTCAACAGGACAGATTTGCCAGTATATACCGGCCCGAGGGTTAAGAAGGCGTAAATCGGCCGCCGCCGCCCGCCTGCCCCGCGGCGCGGCCGGGAAAAGCCGAAAAGCGCGGGCCCTACTTGAAAATGCGTCTCATTTTCCCCACTTGCTGGGCGCGTTCCGCCACCGGACGGGGAATCGACGCAACCGGCGCCGATCGAGGTTTTCGTGGCGGACCGTTCAGCCGACCGCCCCACCAGCCAGCCACCGAGTTTCTCCACGAGGCAGCCAGCAAATGGGAAAGCAACCATTGATGCTGCAAGGAGAGACATCGTGACCCTGCAAAAGAGCCTTCGGACCGCCGGAGCTGTCGTTTCGGCCGTCATCGGCGCGGCGGCCCTCGCCTCACAGGCCATGGCCGCCGGGGAGGTCAACCTCTATTCGTTCCGCCAGCCGTTCCTCATCGAACCGATGTTGAAGGAATTCACCCGCCAGAGCGGCATCGCCGTCAACGTCGTCTACGCCGAGAACGGCGTTCTCGAACGGATCAAGGCGGAAGGGCCGAACAGCCCGGCCGACGCCGTGCTGACGGTCGACATCGGCCGCCTGCACGACCTGGTCGAGGCGGAGATCCTGCAACCCGTCAAGTCGGCGGTGCTGGAGGCGAACATTCCGGCCCAGTACCGCCATCCGGACGGCTTGTGGTTCGGCCTGACCAGCCGGGCCCGCATCGTCTTCGCCAGCAAGGACCGCGTCCGCACCGACGAGGTCCGCTCGTACGAGGATCTGGCTGCGCCCCACATGAAGGGGCGCGTCTGCTCGCGCTCGGGCAAGAGCGACTACAACATCTCCCTGCTGGCCTCGATCGTCGCCCACAAAGGCGAGCAGGCCGCCCGCGAATGGCTGGCCGGAGTCAAGGCCAACCTCGC
Proteins encoded in this window:
- a CDS encoding Fe(3+) ABC transporter substrate-binding protein, with product MTLQKSLRTAGAVVSAVIGAAALASQAMAAGEVNLYSFRQPFLIEPMLKEFTRQSGIAVNVVYAENGVLERIKAEGPNSPADAVLTVDIGRLHDLVEAEILQPVKSAVLEANIPAQYRHPDGLWFGLTSRARIVFASKDRVRTDEVRSYEDLAAPHMKGRVCSRSGKSDYNISLLASIVAHKGEQAAREWLAGVKANLARKPQGNDRSQAKAIMEGVCDVALANTYYMGQMLSDKNPEQKAWAEAVRIVFPNQDERGTHVNLSGAALVRGAKNRDNAVRLIEFLSGDDAQKLYAKANIEYPVKAGVPLDPLVESWGPFKADAVELARVAKFRPLAARLVDQVGFDL
- a CDS encoding flagellar assembly protein FliX, translating into MKISNVGSTKATPSTARKKKSSETGDSEFAHELFGAAEASAPAAPVETHAVGTVESILAVQEVPDAPQERSRGLARQYGDDLLDRLEALRRDILVGAIPKDKLADLAHALRAQRGQTDDPRLKEIIDEIELRAKVEIAKLTRVV